From the genome of Deltaproteobacteria bacterium, one region includes:
- a CDS encoding polyphenol oxidase family protein has product MIPFFVQSPLLRTVRGVYHAFPGIDPVHGRKLHDQLRQAFSVPPSRVGTLRQVHSATVLEMAETDADVPGRRWREGDALWTAAQGTGVGVRTADCVPVLLAHRTLPVCAAIHAGWRGMAAGVIGETVRRIAAGFGPGAVAGLVAAAGPSAKSCCYEVGEDAAGPLRECPGGGLRLNKGRTPGKWRADLQLLAADALLAAGIPPENVETAGPCTICSPRFHSFRREKSLTGRQLSFIYKWDFAERIQSIPGQDII; this is encoded by the coding sequence ATGATTCCTTTCTTCGTTCAGTCGCCGCTGCTGAGGACGGTCCGGGGCGTTTATCACGCGTTTCCGGGGATCGATCCGGTGCACGGGAGGAAGTTGCACGACCAGTTGCGGCAGGCGTTCTCCGTGCCCCCCTCCCGCGTGGGGACGCTGAGGCAGGTGCATTCCGCGACCGTGTTGGAGATGGCGGAGACGGACGCGGACGTTCCCGGGCGCCGCTGGCGCGAAGGCGACGCCCTCTGGACGGCGGCACAGGGGACCGGCGTCGGCGTGCGGACAGCCGACTGCGTTCCGGTCCTCCTCGCTCACCGGACCCTGCCGGTCTGCGCTGCGATCCATGCGGGATGGCGGGGCATGGCGGCCGGCGTGATCGGGGAAACGGTGCGACGCATCGCCGCCGGGTTCGGGCCGGGCGCGGTCGCGGGGCTCGTGGCTGCGGCGGGGCCGTCGGCCAAATCGTGCTGCTACGAGGTCGGGGAGGATGCGGCGGGTCCGTTGCGGGAATGCCCCGGCGGCGGGTTGCGCCTCAATAAGGGAAGGACTCCTGGGAAGTGGCGCGCGGACCTTCAACTCCTTGCGGCGGATGCGCTCCTTGCGGCCGGCATTCCGCCTGAAAACGTCGAAACGGCCGGTCCCTGCACGATCTGCTCCCCCCGCTTCCATTCCTTCCGGAGAGAAAAGTCCTTGACCGGCAGGCAGCTTAGTTTTATCTATAAATGGGATTTCGCCGAACGCATCCAATCCATACCGGGACAGGACATCATATGA
- a CDS encoding RluA family pseudouridine synthase codes for MSSSSPWAAFPPGPGRRADPASGGDCALTAGRRIAVPPDKAGERLDRFLAEALPDLSRSRIQQLIVEGHVLVGSAPARASFRLKGNEEVTVDVPPPRPADLAPEDLPLRILFQDDHLIVVEKPSGMVVHPAPGHAGGTLVNALLACTGRLSGIGGVARPGIVHRLDRDTSGILVAAKTDEAHARLSAQFSTHREVDRRYHGIVRGRPKRPEGKVETRIGRHPAHRKKMAVLPEGGRQAVTRYRVVESFGSFSLVEFRLATGRTHQVRVHCAHLSCPIVGDEVYGGGRKVALSKGRSAPTVTLDRFFLHAFHLGFVHPVTGERMEFTVPDPPEFAAFRAAVLEANE; via the coding sequence ATGTCCTCGTCAAGCCCATGGGCCGCTTTCCCTCCAGGGCCTGGTAGGCGTGCGGATCCTGCTTCCGGCGGCGACTGCGCATTGACGGCAGGCCGTCGCATCGCCGTCCCGCCCGACAAGGCGGGGGAGCGGCTGGACCGTTTCCTCGCGGAGGCCCTGCCGGACCTTTCCCGCTCCCGCATACAGCAGTTGATCGTGGAAGGGCACGTCCTTGTCGGAAGCGCCCCCGCGCGCGCATCGTTCAGACTCAAAGGGAACGAAGAAGTGACCGTGGACGTGCCGCCTCCGCGCCCCGCCGATCTCGCCCCGGAAGATCTCCCCTTGCGGATCCTTTTCCAGGACGACCACCTGATCGTCGTGGAAAAACCCTCGGGAATGGTGGTGCATCCGGCGCCGGGACATGCAGGCGGGACGCTGGTGAACGCGCTTCTGGCCTGTACCGGGCGCCTTTCGGGGATCGGCGGGGTCGCGCGTCCGGGTATCGTCCATCGACTCGACCGGGACACCTCCGGGATTCTCGTAGCTGCCAAGACCGACGAAGCCCACGCCAGGCTCTCGGCGCAATTTTCAACTCACAGGGAGGTGGACCGGAGGTACCACGGAATCGTCCGCGGCAGGCCGAAGCGGCCGGAGGGGAAGGTGGAGACCCGGATCGGACGCCATCCGGCGCACAGAAAGAAGATGGCGGTCCTCCCCGAAGGAGGCAGGCAGGCGGTAACCCGTTACCGCGTCGTCGAGTCGTTCGGGTCCTTCTCCCTCGTGGAGTTCCGGCTTGCGACGGGCCGCACCCACCAGGTGCGCGTCCACTGCGCCCACCTCTCGTGCCCGATCGTGGGCGACGAAGTCTACGGGGGCGGCCGGAAGGTCGCTCTCTCGAAAGGGCGGTCCGCGCCGACCGTGACGCTCGACCGGTTCTTCCTCCACGCGTTCCACCTGGGATTCGTACATCCCGTCACCGGGGAACGGATGGAGTTCACCGTCCCGGATCCGCCGGAGTTCGCCGCGTTCCGCGCCGCCGTCCTCGAGGCGAACGAATGA
- a CDS encoding Do family serine endopeptidase: MTKKRSCLLILLCVAFFIGGCSRGGGTSPGATGGPASQQEFVKAVERAVPSVVNIRTVMAFPRAKMIGPRADRQRMQDPLTGGMEENGGGAENSLGSGVIVAEDGLIVTNEHVIRDADEIIVRLWNRTEYPAKVVGADVRTDVALLRIQPSGKLPVAALGDSTRLKVGEWAIAVGNPFGLESTVTVGVISATGRTDLGVEPTDDFIQTDASINPGNSGGPLLNTRGEVVGINTAMVSAGQGIGFAIPIHTVMAVEQELARNGAVRRGWLGIGIQALTPELAESFGAKGEKGILVNRVVPRSPAEKGGLRGGDIITSFGGKPVAGVKEFQKQVASAVPGSSVAMEILRGGKRARVELGVVEMDGMEARRGPRKAPVDAWGLAVEKVPSRALRELGIEGGVEVDFVDPSGAAWQGGIREGDILMRINRDPLLTPDAYRKALAGVPRGNMASVLLLREGSRMYVAFRVR; encoded by the coding sequence ATGACGAAGAAACGATCTTGTCTCCTCATACTGTTATGCGTGGCCTTTTTCATCGGCGGGTGCTCGCGTGGAGGCGGTACCTCCCCCGGTGCAACGGGAGGCCCCGCATCGCAGCAGGAGTTCGTAAAGGCTGTCGAGCGGGCGGTTCCGTCCGTCGTAAACATTCGTACGGTAATGGCATTTCCGCGCGCGAAGATGATCGGCCCCCGGGCGGACCGCCAGAGGATGCAGGATCCGCTCACCGGCGGGATGGAGGAAAACGGGGGAGGTGCTGAAAATTCCCTCGGCTCGGGAGTGATCGTCGCGGAGGACGGTTTGATCGTGACCAACGAACACGTCATCCGCGATGCCGACGAGATCATCGTCCGGTTGTGGAACAGGACCGAATACCCCGCCAAGGTCGTGGGCGCCGACGTCCGCACGGATGTCGCGCTCCTGCGGATCCAGCCGTCGGGCAAGCTTCCCGTCGCGGCGCTGGGCGATTCCACAAGGCTGAAAGTGGGAGAATGGGCCATTGCCGTGGGCAACCCCTTCGGCCTGGAGAGCACCGTCACCGTGGGTGTGATCAGCGCCACGGGGAGAACCGATCTCGGAGTGGAGCCGACCGACGATTTCATCCAGACGGATGCATCGATCAACCCCGGCAACTCCGGAGGACCCCTTCTCAACACTCGCGGGGAGGTGGTCGGGATCAACACCGCCATGGTGAGCGCCGGGCAGGGGATCGGATTCGCCATCCCCATCCATACCGTCATGGCGGTGGAGCAGGAACTGGCGCGGAACGGAGCCGTGCGCCGCGGGTGGCTGGGTATCGGTATCCAGGCGCTGACCCCGGAACTGGCCGAGTCGTTCGGGGCCAAGGGGGAAAAGGGGATTCTCGTCAACCGGGTCGTCCCCCGGAGTCCCGCCGAAAAGGGAGGGCTTAGGGGAGGCGACATAATCACCTCCTTTGGAGGGAAGCCCGTCGCCGGCGTGAAGGAGTTCCAGAAACAGGTCGCCTCCGCCGTTCCGGGAAGCTCCGTCGCGATGGAAATCCTGAGGGGAGGAAAGCGCGCCCGCGTCGAGCTTGGCGTGGTCGAGATGGATGGGATGGAGGCCAGGCGCGGTCCCCGGAAAGCGCCGGTGGACGCGTGGGGACTCGCCGTGGAGAAAGTTCCCTCCAGGGCGCTACGGGAGCTCGGTATCGAGGGAGGGGTGGAGGTCGACTTCGTGGATCCGTCGGGGGCGGCGTGGCAGGGAGGAATCCGCGAGGGCGACATCCTCATGCGGATCAACCGTGACCCCCTGTTGACCCCGGACGCCTACAGGAAGGCGCTGGCGGGCGTTCCGCGGGGAAACATGGCGTCCGTCCTGCTTTTGCGGGAAGGATCCCGGATGTACGTCGCGTTCCGGGTGCGTTGA
- a CDS encoding bifunctional riboflavin kinase/FAD synthetase encodes MIVVNGSSAFSPAGGTAVTIGNFDGVHLGHQELLRRTVARAAALELQSVAVTFSPHPVRFFAPNARFYEITSLEEKSGLIASFGMDALVVETFTGEVGRMWPEEFAREILARRLCARHVTVGYDFTFGRNRTGTPVSLGLIGRELGFDVEVVSPLVRGGLIVSSTRIRDLLLAGRVREAEELLRRPYRISGPVIAGAGRGRKLGFPTANIQFRQDLIPLPGVYVVDAEVRGVRRRAVANVGFNPTFGENSLGVEVHLFDFDEDLYGEEIAIHFRDRIRDEKKFKSVEELVRQIKRDVEYARGAKIPAKRGFGKREQNPKAAGGTA; translated from the coding sequence ATGATCGTTGTGAACGGCTCCTCCGCTTTTTCGCCCGCCGGGGGGACCGCCGTGACCATAGGAAATTTCGACGGCGTCCACCTTGGGCACCAGGAACTGCTCCGGCGGACTGTCGCGCGGGCCGCAGCGCTGGAATTGCAATCCGTGGCGGTGACGTTTTCGCCCCACCCCGTGCGGTTCTTCGCGCCGAATGCCCGCTTCTACGAGATCACCTCCCTTGAGGAAAAGTCCGGGCTGATCGCCTCGTTCGGCATGGACGCGCTCGTCGTGGAAACTTTCACGGGGGAAGTGGGACGCATGTGGCCGGAGGAATTCGCCCGCGAGATCCTTGCGCGCCGGCTTTGTGCGCGCCATGTGACCGTCGGCTACGATTTCACCTTCGGGAGAAACCGAACGGGAACGCCGGTATCGCTCGGCCTGATCGGGCGGGAACTGGGCTTCGACGTCGAAGTAGTGTCTCCGCTGGTCAGGGGAGGACTGATCGTCAGCTCCACGCGGATACGGGATCTCCTGCTCGCCGGGAGGGTGAGGGAAGCTGAAGAGTTGCTGCGCCGCCCCTACAGGATTTCCGGACCCGTGATCGCGGGAGCGGGACGCGGCAGGAAACTGGGATTCCCGACCGCCAACATCCAGTTCCGCCAGGACCTGATCCCGCTTCCCGGCGTGTACGTCGTGGACGCGGAAGTCCGCGGTGTCCGCCGCCGGGCGGTCGCGAACGTGGGGTTCAACCCGACTTTCGGGGAGAATTCGCTGGGCGTGGAGGTCCACCTGTTCGATTTCGACGAAGACCTTTACGGAGAGGAAATCGCCATCCATTTCCGGGACCGGATACGGGACGAAAAGAAATTCAAGAGCGTGGAAGAGCTGGTCAGGCAGATCAAAAGGGATGTCGAGTACGCGCGGGGGGCGAAAATTCCGGCGAAGAGGGGATTCGGCAAGAGAGAGCAGAATCCCAAGGCTGCGGGCGGGACGGCATGA
- a CDS encoding LptF/LptG family permease encodes MKIVHKYILAESLGPFLIGLFTFSLILLLHRFSRLADLVIAKSVPFPLVGRLLLSLFPMFLEIVLPAALLLAILLALGRLGADSETTAFGTAGIGIRGMLLPVLFLSVATFAASLFIGWNGIAWGTRQMQEILVRIVSTKAGAGAVEHIFQEVAPDVLLFPDRVSADGTKMNGVLLSQRIAGKDPLLVFAKEGEFLPENGTSPPGLFLSEGTIHHEDASSGAYRIAAFRRMDFRLPGGVAGAADTGDPRRMTLPELSRASAALGNTGRGPSYRYHFHRRLALAASCLAFGLFALPLGLSQRARGKSPAFAVTIALILFFYFFLAIGGALESRAPAAMILLLWTPNALVLGAAFWIFRRSDRRVVSLPSIFRAGRG; translated from the coding sequence ATGAAAATCGTGCATAAATATATCCTGGCCGAGTCCCTCGGCCCGTTCCTTATCGGCCTGTTCACGTTCTCCCTCATCCTCCTTTTGCATCGGTTTTCGCGGCTCGCCGACCTGGTGATCGCCAAGAGCGTCCCCTTTCCCCTCGTCGGAAGGCTGCTCCTCTCCCTGTTTCCCATGTTCCTCGAAATCGTGCTCCCTGCCGCCCTGCTCCTCGCCATCCTGCTTGCCCTGGGAAGGCTCGGGGCCGATTCCGAAACGACCGCGTTCGGGACCGCCGGCATCGGGATCCGCGGGATGCTGCTTCCGGTGCTGTTCCTCAGCGTCGCAACGTTCGCGGCCTCCCTTTTCATCGGCTGGAACGGCATCGCCTGGGGAACGCGGCAAATGCAGGAAATCCTGGTGAGGATCGTTTCCACGAAAGCCGGGGCGGGTGCGGTGGAGCACATTTTCCAGGAGGTCGCGCCCGACGTCCTCCTTTTCCCGGACCGGGTTTCCGCGGACGGGACGAAGATGAACGGCGTCCTGCTTTCCCAGCGGATAGCGGGGAAGGATCCCCTTCTGGTCTTCGCGAAGGAAGGGGAATTCCTTCCGGAAAACGGGACAAGCCCGCCGGGTCTATTCCTTTCGGAAGGCACGATACACCACGAGGACGCTTCATCCGGCGCGTACCGGATAGCCGCATTCAGGCGGATGGACTTCCGCCTCCCCGGCGGGGTGGCCGGCGCCGCGGACACCGGGGATCCGAGGAGGATGACCCTGCCCGAGCTCTCAAGGGCAAGCGCGGCGCTCGGGAACACGGGTAGAGGCCCATCCTACCGGTACCATTTTCACCGGCGTCTTGCGCTGGCCGCTTCCTGCCTCGCTTTCGGACTTTTCGCACTGCCGCTCGGGCTTTCCCAGCGGGCGCGGGGGAAATCCCCCGCTTTCGCGGTCACGATCGCATTGATCCTTTTCTTCTATTTCTTCCTGGCGATCGGCGGTGCGCTGGAATCCAGGGCACCGGCCGCGATGATCCTGCTCCTGTGGACGCCGAATGCGCTGGTCCTGGGAGCCGCCTTCTGGATCTTCCGGCGGTCGGACCGGCGCGTCGTCTCGCTCCCCTCGATCTTCCGGGCGGGACGGGGATGA
- the lptG gene encoding LPS export ABC transporter permease LptG yields MTIISRYIFREFMRMTAVCIIGFLALFIAIDFVEAANELLKHQATTAEIFRYYLYRIPQTFFMISPVAVLVGVLITVSLRARANEFTAMFSVGVSPLRAFAPLAIGCALVSALSLGTSEILMPHANRKAREIARLRIRPGKVAAQFSMNRYWIRGENAFLSAQVIDSANRALNGFQYIEIDRDFRPVRRIDAEEAVILPGGAWRLREGRERGFDADLKPVPFREKEFAFPETIQGFLDGETAPGEMTYKQLSGYVRESKARGYEIKRYEVDLHAKLAYPLLNVIVGLLAIPVALRAPRAGGAWRSIGAGLLIGFFCWMALSASLSLGRKGLMPPMAAAWLPDLLFASAGLLLFRRKPS; encoded by the coding sequence ATGACCATCATCTCGCGATATATCTTCCGGGAATTCATGAGGATGACGGCGGTCTGCATTATCGGGTTCCTGGCGCTGTTCATCGCGATCGACTTCGTCGAGGCCGCCAACGAGCTTCTCAAGCACCAGGCCACGACTGCGGAGATCTTCCGCTATTACCTCTACCGCATTCCGCAAACCTTCTTCATGATCTCCCCGGTCGCCGTTCTCGTGGGCGTCCTTATCACCGTATCCTTGAGGGCGCGGGCCAACGAGTTCACCGCCATGTTCTCCGTAGGGGTCAGCCCGCTGCGCGCTTTCGCCCCCCTTGCGATAGGGTGCGCACTCGTTTCGGCGCTTTCTCTTGGGACATCGGAAATCCTGATGCCGCATGCCAACCGGAAGGCACGGGAGATCGCACGGCTGCGGATCCGCCCCGGCAAGGTGGCCGCGCAGTTTTCGATGAACCGCTACTGGATCCGCGGAGAGAATGCATTCCTTTCGGCGCAGGTGATCGACTCGGCTAACCGCGCTCTTAACGGGTTCCAGTACATCGAGATCGACCGGGACTTCCGCCCGGTCCGGCGGATCGACGCGGAGGAGGCGGTCATCCTCCCCGGCGGAGCGTGGAGACTCCGGGAAGGCAGGGAGCGCGGTTTCGATGCGGACCTGAAACCCGTGCCGTTCCGCGAAAAGGAATTCGCGTTTCCGGAGACGATCCAGGGATTCCTGGACGGGGAGACCGCACCCGGCGAGATGACTTACAAGCAACTGTCGGGTTATGTCCGGGAATCGAAGGCCAGGGGATACGAGATAAAGCGCTACGAGGTCGACCTGCATGCGAAGCTTGCGTACCCGCTGCTGAACGTCATCGTCGGTCTCCTCGCGATTCCCGTCGCCCTGCGAGCGCCGCGGGCCGGAGGGGCGTGGAGGAGCATCGGGGCGGGTCTGCTTATCGGATTTTTCTGCTGGATGGCGCTTTCGGCTTCGCTGTCCCTGGGGCGGAAAGGGCTCATGCCCCCTATGGCCGCGGCCTGGCTACCGGACCTGCTCTTCGCATCGGCCGGACTGCTTCTCTTCCGGCGCAAACCTTCCTGA
- a CDS encoding adenosylhomocysteinase yields the protein MSRVNGYDVKDLRLAEAGRNRIEWAKKDMPVLRHIGARFAKEKPLKGLRIAACLHVTTETAALVQVLSAGGAKVSLCASNPLSTQDDVAASLVRHDGVSAFSIKGENRTTYYSHILKALAIGPHMTMDDGADLVSVVHTKKKEYLEGMIGGTEETTTGVIRLTAMGEKGVLRYPIIAVNEARTKHFFDNRYGTGQSTLDGILRATNRLIAGSCFVVAGYGWCGRGLAMRAKGMGARVLVTEIDPLPALEALMDGFEVVSMAAAAKEGDIFCTLTGNLNVIRREHFEKMKDGAIVCNSGHFNVEIDIPALAKIARSVRTVRPFVEEYLLRDGRAIHVLAEGRLINLAAAEGHPSNVMDMSFANQALSAEYLARHGKTLEKKVHIVPEAIDREIARLKLAATGVRIDRLTPEQKHYLASWEMGT from the coding sequence ATGAGCCGCGTAAACGGATACGACGTGAAGGACCTCCGGCTTGCGGAAGCCGGGCGGAACCGCATCGAATGGGCGAAAAAGGACATGCCGGTCCTGCGCCACATCGGAGCGCGGTTCGCGAAGGAGAAGCCGCTCAAGGGCCTGCGCATCGCGGCATGCCTGCACGTGACCACAGAAACGGCGGCCCTTGTGCAGGTGCTTTCCGCGGGGGGCGCGAAGGTGTCCCTGTGCGCTTCCAACCCGCTTTCGACCCAGGACGACGTCGCAGCGTCGCTTGTGCGGCACGACGGCGTTTCGGCGTTCTCAATCAAGGGAGAGAATCGGACAACGTATTACTCCCACATACTTAAAGCCCTCGCCATCGGCCCTCACATGACGATGGACGACGGCGCCGACCTCGTATCCGTGGTCCACACGAAGAAGAAGGAATATCTCGAAGGGATGATCGGCGGCACCGAGGAGACGACCACCGGCGTCATCAGGCTTACGGCCATGGGAGAGAAAGGGGTCCTGCGCTACCCGATCATAGCCGTTAACGAAGCGCGCACGAAGCATTTCTTCGACAACCGGTACGGAACGGGGCAGTCCACGCTCGACGGCATCCTGCGGGCGACGAACCGGCTGATCGCCGGGTCGTGCTTCGTCGTGGCGGGCTACGGCTGGTGCGGCCGCGGCCTCGCGATGCGCGCCAAGGGAATGGGAGCACGCGTCCTCGTGACGGAGATCGACCCGCTGCCGGCGCTCGAGGCGCTGATGGACGGGTTCGAAGTGGTCTCCATGGCCGCGGCGGCGAAGGAAGGCGACATCTTCTGCACGCTTACCGGGAACCTGAACGTCATCCGCCGCGAGCACTTCGAGAAGATGAAGGACGGCGCGATAGTCTGCAACTCGGGGCACTTCAATGTCGAAATAGACATTCCCGCCCTGGCGAAGATCGCAAGGTCGGTGCGCACCGTGCGGCCGTTCGTCGAGGAGTACCTCCTTCGCGACGGGCGGGCTATTCACGTCCTGGCCGAGGGGCGGCTCATCAATTTGGCCGCCGCCGAAGGGCACCCTTCGAACGTAATGGACATGAGCTTCGCCAACCAGGCGCTGTCTGCGGAATACCTCGCGCGGCACGGGAAGACGCTGGAAAAGAAAGTCCACATAGTGCCCGAGGCGATCGACCGGGAAATCGCCCGGCTGAAGCTCGCAGCCACCGGAGTGCGGATCGACCGGCTCACCCCGGAGCAAAAGCACTACCTCGCCTCCTGGGAGATGGGAACGTAG
- a CDS encoding methionine adenosyltransferase: MEEFFFTSESVTGGHPDKVADQISDAVLDEIIRQDPRGRVACETMVTTGLVIVAGEITTKALLDIPGIVRSTVTDIGYTGDAKGFDAHNCAVVTAIDRQSVDIARGVDRGASEKQGAGDQGMMFGFACDETKVLMPMPISFAHAVCARLTEAREKKVLRWLRPDGKSQVTVRYVDGVPREVTAVVCSAQHAEDVSRKTLTEGIVDEVIRKSVPKELLSKKAKFYINPTGRFVVGGPHGDTGLTGRKIIVDTYGGYSRHGGGAFSGKDPSKVDRSAAYMARYVAKNVVAAGLAKKCEVELAYAIGVAEPVSVMVETFGTARIPEERISKAIRETFDLRPAMIGKALNLLRPIYRKTAALGHFGRELPEFTWEKTDRVSALRKNAR; this comes from the coding sequence ATGGAGGAGTTCTTTTTCACTTCGGAGTCGGTGACCGGGGGACACCCCGACAAGGTTGCGGACCAGATTTCCGATGCGGTCCTGGACGAGATCATCCGGCAGGATCCGCGGGGGCGGGTCGCCTGCGAGACGATGGTCACCACCGGGCTGGTCATCGTGGCAGGCGAAATAACGACGAAGGCGCTGCTGGACATTCCGGGGATCGTGCGGAGCACGGTCACGGATATCGGATACACGGGGGATGCCAAGGGGTTCGACGCGCACAATTGCGCCGTCGTAACCGCGATCGACCGGCAGTCGGTCGACATCGCCCGCGGCGTCGACCGCGGTGCCAGCGAGAAGCAGGGGGCCGGCGACCAGGGAATGATGTTCGGGTTCGCGTGCGACGAGACGAAGGTGCTGATGCCGATGCCCATCTCGTTCGCGCACGCGGTCTGCGCCCGGCTCACCGAGGCGAGGGAGAAGAAGGTCCTGCGGTGGCTGCGGCCGGACGGCAAGAGCCAGGTGACCGTGCGCTACGTGGACGGGGTTCCGCGGGAGGTGACCGCGGTGGTCTGCTCGGCGCAGCATGCCGAGGACGTAAGCCGCAAGACGCTCACGGAAGGGATCGTCGACGAGGTTATCCGGAAGTCGGTCCCGAAGGAATTGCTGTCGAAGAAGGCGAAGTTCTACATAAATCCCACCGGCCGGTTCGTCGTGGGCGGCCCTCACGGCGACACGGGGCTTACGGGGCGCAAGATAATCGTCGACACCTACGGCGGGTACAGCCGCCACGGCGGAGGGGCCTTCTCGGGGAAAGACCCGTCCAAGGTGGACCGCAGCGCGGCGTACATGGCGCGGTACGTGGCGAAGAACGTCGTCGCGGCGGGCCTCGCGAAGAAGTGCGAGGTGGAGCTCGCCTACGCGATCGGAGTGGCGGAGCCGGTGTCGGTGATGGTGGAAACCTTCGGCACCGCCCGGATCCCGGAAGAGAGGATATCGAAAGCCATCAGGGAGACCTTCGACCTGCGGCCCGCCATGATCGGGAAGGCCTTGAATCTGCTTCGGCCTATTTATCGGAAGACCGCGGCGCTCGGCCACTTCGGGCGGGAGCTCCCTGAATTCACATGGGAAAAGACCGACAGGGTGAGCGCGCTCCGGAAGAACGCACGATAG